DNA sequence from the Candidatus Sulfuricurvum sp. RIFRC-1 genome:
ATCAAAGGTATTATCGGTTCGCTGCATTGATCCTAATGAATGGTCGGTATAAGCATCAGTAATCTGAGGAACACGAGAGAGAGAACGGTTGAAATATTGGGCCGCTTCTTCCGTTTGATTGGAAATCGGAAGCTCACTTTGCGCCGTTTTAAATAAACGTGCAAAATCACCCGTAATCAGTTGATCTCGTTTGTATCCCGTTGTATTGGCATTAGCCAGGTTGGAAGCAATCGTATCCATACGATTAAACTGTGCTACCATCCCCCCTGTTGCCGCATAATATCCGGTCTGCATTTATCATCCTTGTGGAGTATTGAGACTCAGATAGCAACAAGTGTTCCAATATATTTTATGGAATACATTTTACGAGCAAACATAGACTTTAAGAAAAATTTCGGTATAATCCACATCTTTTTAAACGTAAGGGAGCCCTCCTAGAATGAGCGTCAAAGATCTAAATAAACACCTCGAAACTCTATTTGCAGAACATAAATCTAAAAATTGTCTCACGTATGAAACAATTGTCGATCCTTTTGACAAACAACCTACCCTTGCCCAAGCAAAAACTATCCTAAAGCTGGCTCAAAAACACAAGATATGTCTTTTTACCTCTTCAGAACACGCGAAAATGCTCAATCAGCAAGAAGCAGCTGCCAAACGTGCCGCTCAACTCAAATACATTGAAGAAGCCAGCGGTGATGAATTTGACATTCTTAAACAGCATGAACTTCTCGAGTGGTCACGTTCCGATTCCCCGGTTCGTATGTACTTACGTGAAATGGGTCAAATTCCCCTTCTAACCAAAGAAGAAGAGGTTGAGATCTCTAAGCGTATGGAGATGGGGGAAGGGATTATTATCGATGCAATCTGTTCGGTCCCTTACCTTATCGATTTCATCCTCGATTACAAAGATCCACTCATCAACCGCGAACGTCGTGTCAAAGAACTCTTTAAAAGCTTTGAAGAAGAGAACGAAGAAGAAAATGATGACAGCGATGATGAAATCGATGAAGAAGAAACAACGGAAAAAGCCCCGTCGGTAAAAGATAAAAAACGGGTTGAAAAAGTTGTTACCAGTTTTAAAGCACTTGAAAAAGCGAAAAAAGATTGGGTTAAAGCAACCGAAAAAATGTTAGATGAGTGTTCGATTGATGAGATGGACGCTGAGTATGTTTTATTCTTCCTCAACGTCAGCTTCAAGAAAAAAATGCTCAAAGAAGCATTGTTGGATCTTGGGCCAACCTCTAAGCTTATCAATGAATTGGTAAGATCGATGGAAACAGCATTGCGCAGTGATGAAGGGTTTGATCGTGAGCTCAAACGTCTTGAGTACAAACTTCCCCTTTTCAACGATCAGCTCAAAAAAAATCATGTATTGATTTTGAATAAAATTTGCGATTTGACCAAAGAAGAGATTGCTACCAAAGTTCCTGAAGCAACTATGGTCAGCACCTATATGGAAATCAAAAAACTGATCCAAACCAAAGAGGCTTCCAAAGGGGGCTTCAATATGGAGCCTGAAAAGTTAGCCGATATTTTGGAACAGATCAAACGGGGTAAAAATATCTCCGAAGTTTCCAAAACGCGTATGGCAAAATCGAACCTCCGTCTGGTTGTTTCGATTGCTAAACGTTATACCAACCGAGGTCTTCCTTTCCTTGATTTGATTCAAGAAGGAAACATCGGATTGATGAAAGCGGTGGATAAATTCGAATACCAAAAAGGGTATAAGTTCTCAACCTACGCGACGTGGTGGATCCGTCAGGCGATCAGCCGTGCTATCGCCGATCAGGCACGTACCATCCGTATTCCGATTCATATGATTGAAACGATCAACCGTATCAATAAGATTATGCGTAAACACCTCCAAGAACACGGAAAAGAGCCGGATGTCGAAACCATCGCGGAAGAAGTGGGCTTGTCGGTTGAAAAAGTTAAAAACGTTATCAAAATTACCAAAGAGCCGATTTCACTCGAAGCTCCTATCGGGAATGAAGAGGACGGACGTTTTGGTGATTTCATCGAAGACAAGATGTCACTCTCTCCAAGTGACGCTATTTTGAAAGACGATTTGAAAGTACAAATCGAAAGCGTTTTGGAACAGCTCAATGAGCGTGAAAAAGCGGTTATCAAAATGCGTTTTGGAATCATGGATGATGAAAGTGACCGTACTCTCGAAGAGATCGGTAAAGAGCTTAACGTTACTCGTGAGCGTGTCCGTCAGATTGAGAGCAGTGCGATCAAGAAACTCAAACACCCTAAAGTGGGTCGTAAACTTAAAAATTATATCGAGGACTGATGACATTCGATCAGCAATGGATTGAGTACGACTTTAATCCATTTATCCTTTTTAACTCCGGCGGGAAAATTGTTTCTTTGAATACCGAGGCGCAGTATCTCCTCGGTGCGATTGAAGCATCTGCTATCTATAAAATAGCAACGACATATGCCAGCTCTTCTTTCGGATTTAAAACGACTTTTCTGGAACTTGAATTCGGACGATTTAAATTTTTCGGGATTACGGTTGGATATGAAGATGAAGAGCAAATCGGTATCCGACTCTATCAACTCCCCTCATTCCAATTTACGGCCCAAAAGCCTAACGGTCAGTTGATTAATGTTTATACTCTGATCGATTTATGTATTAGTTCCAATTCAATCGGAAGTCAAACCAAATATACCAAAGAGCTCGATCCCACAATCCCTGAGATTCGCCTTCAAACCGAGATGTTTATCAAATTGCTTAATAAAATTTACGTCTCTATGTCCGGAAATGAAAAGATTCTAACACGATTGTTTTTCCGAGTCGGTGAACATATCAAATTTGAGGGAGAAAAATATTCACTCTTCTCCATCGAAATATCTGCCGAATCGATTATTCGCAAATATCTACCGGAGATATCCCATTTAGCGGAAGAGAATAATCTGTTTATCGATCAAAAAGAGAATAAAATAACGATCAACGTTCCGATGATCGTGAAGTAATTACTTTTTTAACAGTTCTTCACGGGTATTGAGGAGCATTTTTTGAATTTCAGGATCTTTACTTACTGCAGTGTCCAACAACATCAATCCTTCTTTTTCTCTCCCTGTTTTTGATAAGAGTATTGCCAAATTATTCAGAGCAAGAGGATGGGATGGATTACTCAACAGAAAACGGCGATAGCTCTCCTCCGCCTCGCTAAGACGATCTAGACGGTAATAACTGTTGGCTAAGATAAAATGGATATCCGAATCTTCAGGCCAACGTATAAGTGCACTTTGATAGCTTTGGATCGCTTCCACGACCATACCGATTTTCTCCAGTTCATACACGGAACGCAAGAATTTTTTGGATGAAGCAGATGCCGGTATCACTCCAGGCGGAAGAAGGACAACTCCCCAATTATCACTGCGTTTCCACATCTTCGCAAAAGTTTCAACCGCTAGCGGCTCATTTGGCTGATCTGAAAAATGGGTTAAAAGTTTCCGATTCGTCTCATCGTATCCGTTCACAGGAATATAGTGCCACAGGGGATACCATGAATAACTCCGGTTGATTAATACAATAACCGGATGATGAGCGGCTAGCTCACTAAAGAGTGCGTCAAAATTCGGTTCTAAAGGATAGGCTATGAGTCCGTTCGCACGCGCAGTGCTCATCAGTTCCGCTTGCAACGTTCCCCCTTTGAGCGGAATCAGCGTACGATGATCCAGTTCCTGTATCGATAATTTAGGGGTATATTCACCGATTGACTGCCAATACAATGAAATCATTTGAATGGATGTTGAACCGCATAGATCTGCACGTGGGGCGATAAAAGGAACGTTCATAGACATCGAAGGATAGACTCTCCCCTCTGGGAGAGGATCTTTGAAGGCACAACCGCCTAGCATAAGTAAAGCTGTAGCCCAGTATAAAAAGAAAAGAAAACCTCGTATTGCCACGTTTAACGTACTGAACGGGTAAAATTAAACACTTTTGTAAGCCCAAGGATATCAGTAATTAACAAAACAATAAAGATAAATACAAGCGCACCGATAATGCTTCCGCCGTCACCGCCGGCAGGCAACGTATCAATCTTCGATGCGATTGTGTTGATTTCATCATCGCTCAATGATGCCACTTTCAGTTCGATCATTTTAGGATCGACTCCCATCTCTTCAAATGCTTTGGCAACATCCTCGCGTGCAACAAATTGAGAAACTTTATCGTGTGAAGATACCGTTACAGGTGAACCTAAAAGTAACTCTGTCGAAGCTATTTGCCCCCATGAAACTTGAGCAAATAGTGTTATGCTCAACATCAATGAAATAATCATCTTTGAGATATACATCTTAACCCCTTTTCTCACTTTTATTTACTATTATATTACTTGAATATTGTAGCTCTCTTTGTGTAAACGCATAGTTAATATATTTAATATTCTTATAATTCTGAAATAAACAGTTTTTTAGCGAGCAGATATCCTATCGGGATTCCCGCTGCAAGCCCTACCAAATAAGGCAATATTTCCAATGAATGATTGTTTTCTAATGCGATAAATCCTAATACTAAAAATGCATAAGGAATCAAGCGATAGATTGATACCAATGCCGTGGCGTTTTTGGTCGTATTCTGGACAATGTTGCTTTTCTGACGCGCTTTTTCCTCTTTAATCATCTGTTTGATATCGGTGATCTCTGACTCACGTTCTTCTTCGTACAAGTCATACGGGTCATCCATCATATCAATAGCATCTTTTGTATCTTCCACATCTGCATCGCCGATGCGGTTTTGAATCATATTACGGTAGGAATAGAGTGAACCCATAACAATTGCCATAGAGGTAAACATCGCAACACTAAAGTTGGCATAGAGCGCAACAGAATCCATCAATAGCAATAATGAGCCTAAAAAAGCAATAGCGAGAATGAGAAAAGGCTTTTTAATCTTCGTCATCGTCATCGTCATCTTTTTGTGATTTTCCCATGTTGTAGCGAGGATCTTTTGCGAGCTTTTCAAACTCTTTGTATTGCTTGCTGTAGGCTTTAAACACATTTAAAAAAGCGGCGGCGATACCGATAGCGACACCGACCCATAACAGCCATGTGATTCCGGTGAGTTTTTTAAGGCCTAATCCGATAGCCACACCGATCAAAATGGCGACTACCATCGAAATACCTAGAGATAAAGTTTCAGCCCCCTCGATAATCGGTTTTAAACGAGGTTTTTGCTCTTCATTTTCCATTACAGTTCTCCGAAAATTTTGTTCGCCGCAGCGATGGTCTCTTCGATCATTTCATCGGTCGTAGCGGTTGAGATAAATCCGGTCTCAAACTGAGAACAGGCAAAATAAAATCCCTCATCGAGCATTGCCGCGTGGAAACGTGCAAAGCGAGCCGTATCACTCTTGAGTGCTTCGGCAAAATTTGCTACCGATTCATCACAAAAGAAAAATCCGAACATTGAACCACGGACATCGGTTTGCAACCCTATTTGGTATTTTTTAGCCGCTTCCGCAAAGCCATTCATTAAACGTTTAGCCCGTTCTTCTAAAACCCCGAATATGCGTGCGTTGGTTTTAAGTTTACGGATTGAAGCTAGACCCGCCGCCATCGCAACGGGGTTACCACTGAGGGTACCTGCCTGATAAACACCGCCTTCAGGTGAGAGGTGTGCCATAATCTCGCGACGACCACCAAACGCACCGACCGGCATACCGCCGCCGATTACTTTTCCGAGCGTTACGAGATCAGGTTTGGTTCCTGTGATGCTCTCTGCACCGTGTAAACAGGCGCGGAAACCGCTCATCACTTCATCAAAAATGAGTAATGTACCGTATTCGTCACACACTGCACGAAGCTCGGCAAGAAAATCTTTGGTTGCAGGAACGAGCCCCATATTTCCAGCGATAGGTTCAATAATAACACAGGCGATTCCAGGGCTATCTTTGAAACATGCTCTAACACTCTCGATGTTGTTGTATTCCGCTAGCAATGTATGCTTCGTAAAGTCCGCAGGTACTCCCGGTGAGCTCGGTGTTCCGAATGTCACGGCACCGGAACCCGCTTGAACGAGAAGCGCATCACTGTGCCCGTGGTAGCATCCCGTGAATTTGACGATGTCATCACGCCCGGTAAAACCGCGAGCAAGACGGATCGCACTCATAACTGCTTCGGTTCCGCTGCTGACGAAACGGATTTTCTCGATAGAGTCATAGATAGAGATAATCAGCTCCGCAAGTTCGGACTCCGCCTCGGTCGGCGCACCGAAACTGAGACCGTGTTTGACGGCTTCGATAACGGCATGTTCGATCGTTTCATCACGATGACCGAAAATCAACGGTCCCCAGCTTTGCACGTAGTCGACATAGCGATTGTCGTCGATATCAACCAAATAACCGCCCTCTCCGCGCGCTATAAAACGGGGAATTCCGCCGACACTTTTAAAGGCGCGTACCGGAGAATTAACTCCGCCCGGAATAAGTTCTTGGGCTTTTTCAAATGCGGTTATAGAGTGCTTGATGCTCATTTCATATCCTAATCAATAATCTTTTCGTGATTATAGCGAATTGGGTTGTTCAAACAGCTCACTATGCGGTAAAATAACGAAAAAACTCAAGGTATTTTATGGAATTTAAGGTCGATGCCACCTGCGGCAAAGCACGAGCATGTACGATCACAACGGCACACTCGACAATACAAACCCCTATTTTCATGCCGGTAGGGACGGTAGGCTCGGTAAAAGCACTTGATATGGCCGATATGACGGAGCTTTTGGATACTCAAATCATTCTTGCCAATACCTATCACATGTATCTGCGCCCCGGAGATGAGACCGTCGCTAAATTGGGTGGATTACACGGCTATACGACCTATCCGAACAGCTTCTTGACTGATAGCGGCGGGTTTCAGGCATTTAGCCTCAGTGATATCTCCAAACCGACCGAATCAGGGATTGAATTTCGCTCTCACATCGACGGCTCCAAACACTTTTTTACCCCCGAAAAAGTGATCGATATCCAAAACAATCTGAACAGCGACATTATGATGATTCTCGATGACCTCGTCGCCCTTCCCGCAACACAGGAGCGTATCAAAACGTCGATTCAGCGGACAACCCAATGGGCGCAGCAATCGATCGACTATCACCGAAACAATCAGACGAAAGGGATAGGTGTCAATCAAAACATTTTTGCCATTATCCAAGGGGGAACGGACTTTAATTTCCGTACTCAATCGGCTGAAGAACTCTGCGCGATGGATTATGACGGATTTGCTATCGGAGGTCTCTCGGTCGGTGAAGCGAACAATCTCATGTACGATACGGTTGAACACACTACCCCATTGATGCCCGCTGATAAGCCACGCTATCTCATGGGGGTTGGAACGCCTGAAGATTTGGTTGAGAACATCGAACGGGGTGTTGATATGTTCGACTGCGTTATGCCGACTCGCAATGCCCGTAACGGAACCCTCTTTACGACGTTTGGAAAAGTAAATATCAAAGGTGCTCGTTATAAATTCGATGCCGAACCGATCGATCCTGAATGCCAGTGCTACACCTGCCGCCGTTATAGCCGTGCGTACCTTCACCATTTGTTCCGTTCCAAAGAGCTGACCTATTTTCGTCTCGCATCGCTTCATAATCTCCATTATTACCTGTGGCTGGTTAAACAAGCCCGTGTAGCTATCCTATCCGGTCAATTCATTCAATTTAAAAAGGATTTCTATGCTCGAAGACAATCTTAAGCTCGGTGTTAATATCGATCATATCGCGGTACTTCGAGAGGCACGTAAAATCAATGATCCCGATCCCCTGATGGCATTAGGCATCTGTGCACTAAATGGTGCAAATCAGATCACAATCCATTTACGTGAAGATCGCCGTCATATACATGATGAAGATGTCCGTCGTATTCTGGAAACTTCTTCTCTCCCTGTTAATTTAGAGTGTTCCATCAATCCTGAAATTATCGACATTGTCTGCCGATTACGTCCCCATCGTGCTACCTTGGTTCCTGAAAAAAGAGAAGAGGTTACGACAGAGGGGGGACTCGATGTTAAAGGACAATACGAATCAATATTAAATGCTATTAATAAACTTTTGGAAAATGAGATAGAAGTCTCCCTTTTTATTGATCCTACTCATGAAGCAGTAGAATATTCCAGCAAGCTTGGAGCACAATGGATTGAACTGCATACCGGTACGTATGCGAACGTATACGCAATGCGTCACTCCGCCCTTCCCCATTCACACCATGCGATTAAATCGCTCCGTCTAAGCCGTAAAGAACTCGATAGCCGTTTGAACCGATCGTATGAAGAGATTGTCGATGCGGCCAACAAGGCACGTATGTTAGGATTAAAAGTAGCCGCAGGACATGGCCTGAATTACCAGAATGTTAAGCCTATTGTTGAGATTGATACGATCGAGGAGCTAAACATCGGACAGAGCATTATTGCACGTGCGGTATTTACAGGTTTAGCGACGGCTGTATCGGATATGAAAGCCTTATGCCAGCGTTAAAGAGTATCGCAATCAGCGTAGGAGATTTGAACGGTGTGGGTTTTGAGATTATTCTCAAAGCTCATAACGTGATCAAACAGCTTTGCAATCCTCTCTACTGTATCAATTACACAATGGCACAACAAGCGGCATCGTTGCTGCATACTCAATTTCCGAATGATTTTTATATGTTTAAAGTCCCCGGTGAATTTACAATCGAACCAGGGAAAGTATCGGCTTCTAGCGGACGTTACAGCTATGATTCTTTTATCGCGGCTGTGGAACTCGCTCAATCAAAAGCCGTTGATGCGATAGTCACTCTCCCTATCCATAAAGAAGCATGGATGATGGCAGGGATCGAATACGTCGGACATACGGATGCCCTGCGTGATATCTTTAAAAGCGATGCGATTATGATGCTTGGATGCGATAAGCTCTATGTTGCATTGTATACCGAACATATTCCGCTCCGAAAAGTTATTGACCATATCCGTGTTGAAAAGATTACCGATTTTCTGCTGCTTTTGCATAAAAGTATCAATCGCTCTCCTATCGGGGTACTGGGGCTTAACCCGCATGCGGGGGATCACGGTGTTTTGGGTAATGAAGAGACGGTTATTGAAGAGGCCATTAATGAAGCGAATCGGAAAATTGGAGCGAATATATTTGAAGGCCCTTTAGTCCCCGATGTCGCCTTTACGCCTCGAAGCAGAGAGTATTATAAAACGATTGTTGCTATGTATCACGATCAGGGATTGGCTCCGCTCAAAGCACTCTATTTTGATGAAGGGATTAATGTCTCCTTAGGGTTGCCGATTATCCGTACTTCGGTTGATCATGGGACAGCATTTGACATCGCTTATGAAAATAAAGCGTCCATATTAAGTTATACTAATGCCATAAAAGCTGCTATTGAATTTCAAGAACAAGGTGTATGTTTTGGTCAATAAATCACCTATCAATGTTTTTAAATCACTGGTCCATCCGAAATTTGATGCCGATGCATTTCGTTTAACATTTATCAAAGCGGCTTGGAAAGTTTATTCTGAAAATGAAAAAGAGCTTGTTTCCCAAAGCCGTTTTCAACAACTGATCGGCAAACTCTACGATTGGCTCTTTTTGGACAAAAAAGGGAATTATGCTACGGTACTCAGCGATGTTCGAGATCTCTTTCGCAATTCTGAAGCGGTAGAACGTTTTTTCTCCGATACTTTTTACATCGTTCTTAATTATTACATCAAATCTTTTTACGGCAATCTGGGCGGCTGGGAAAAAATTATTCTGTTTGCTACGGCGATTGAACGTTTTATAACCCATGCTTCGAATCGATTAGACGATGAATCATTCTTTATTTTTGAAGATACCTTTATCAATGCTCTTGAAAAACTCCGTCAACGTGCAAAACCCATCACGGTGCTTAATACTTACTACGGTGTACCGATACAATACCCGGCACATATTCTTCATACCGATATTCAAAGTGTCATTCTTCGGGTACACCCACTCCAAGAAACAGCTGCTATATTGCAAAACGGCATTTATATCCTCAAAAACGGACAATTAGTCAATGATGTCTATGCTTCCGTAAATCCGATTATGGTCGATGGGGAACGTGTGTTGGAACTCAAACGTTTTGATCAGCTTGAAACATCGCTTTTTCATCGACAAAGCATTCGTGTTCACCCACCTAAGCCGTTTTCCTTTATGGTCCAGCATCCAAAACTGACATTACACTGCAACCTGTATGATATTTCGATCGGAGGGATAGCGGTTACCAGTAAACAATCCTACGCACTGCCTACCCTGAGCGAAGTATCTTTAATGTTTCCAGCTGAAGTGATGGGAAATCCGGTAGAGTTCAAAGGGCAGCTGGTCTACAAATCCTCTTATGAGGGTGGATACAAATACCATTTTAAAATTATTCCTACCCTTCAGCAAGAGGGGGAACTCAGTAAATATATTACGAAGCGTGAGCAGGAAATTATTAAAAAGCTCCGAGATGAAATCGTTTAAGATGGCAGTGTAACACCATGAATCCAAAAGTTGTATCGGATATGGTAATCGTACTCGATGAATTTATGCCATGTGATATCTATGCCCTCGATTTTACGCAGGAGTCCTACAGAACCCTTTTAAAAAAATTGAATATTCATAATGAAATTTTGTTTAACGATAAAAAAGGTGCTATAAAGAAAGCACTTTGCATCTATTTTACTAAAACCTACCAAGATATTGAGGTAGAGTTATCCATAACACAATGTACTTTGCAACAATCTTTAGCATCTTCTTCAGGGTCCGAACCA
Encoded proteins:
- the rpoD gene encoding RNA polymerase sigma factor RpoD — encoded protein: MSVKDLNKHLETLFAEHKSKNCLTYETIVDPFDKQPTLAQAKTILKLAQKHKICLFTSSEHAKMLNQQEAAAKRAAQLKYIEEASGDEFDILKQHELLEWSRSDSPVRMYLREMGQIPLLTKEEEVEISKRMEMGEGIIIDAICSVPYLIDFILDYKDPLINRERRVKELFKSFEEENEEENDDSDDEIDEEETTEKAPSVKDKKRVEKVVTSFKALEKAKKDWVKATEKMLDECSIDEMDAEYVLFFLNVSFKKKMLKEALLDLGPTSKLINELVRSMETALRSDEGFDRELKRLEYKLPLFNDQLKKNHVLILNKICDLTKEEIATKVPEATMVSTYMEIKKLIQTKEASKGGFNMEPEKLADILEQIKRGKNISEVSKTRMAKSNLRLVVSIAKRYTNRGLPFLDLIQEGNIGLMKAVDKFEYQKGYKFSTYATWWIRQAISRAIADQARTIRIPIHMIETINRINKIMRKHLQEHGKEPDVETIAEEVGLSVEKVKNVIKITKEPISLEAPIGNEEDGRFGDFIEDKMSLSPSDAILKDDLKVQIESVLEQLNEREKAVIKMRFGIMDDESDRTLEEIGKELNVTRERVRQIESSAIKKLKHPKVGRKLKNYIED
- a CDS encoding PA2778 family cysteine peptidase; this translates as MSMNVPFIAPRADLCGSTSIQMISLYWQSIGEYTPKLSIQELDHRTLIPLKGGTLQAELMSTARANGLIAYPLEPNFDALFSELAAHHPVIVLINRSYSWYPLWHYIPVNGYDETNRKLLTHFSDQPNEPLAVETFAKMWKRSDNWGVVLLPPGVIPASASSKKFLRSVYELEKIGMVVEAIQSYQSALIRWPEDSDIHFILANSYYRLDRLSEAEESYRRFLLSNPSHPLALNNLAILLSKTGREKEGLMLLDTAVSKDPEIQKMLLNTREELLKK
- a CDS encoding PA2779 family protein, producing the protein MYISKMIISLMLSITLFAQVSWGQIASTELLLGSPVTVSSHDKVSQFVAREDVAKAFEEMGVDPKMIELKVASLSDDEINTIASKIDTLPAGGDGGSIIGALVFIFIVLLITDILGLTKVFNFTRSVR
- a CDS encoding AtpZ/AtpI family protein; the protein is MENEEQKPRLKPIIEGAETLSLGISMVVAILIGVAIGLGLKKLTGITWLLWVGVAIGIAAAFLNVFKAYSKQYKEFEKLAKDPRYNMGKSQKDDDDDDED
- the hemL gene encoding glutamate-1-semialdehyde 2,1-aminomutase, whose product is MSIKHSITAFEKAQELIPGGVNSPVRAFKSVGGIPRFIARGEGGYLVDIDDNRYVDYVQSWGPLIFGHRDETIEHAVIEAVKHGLSFGAPTEAESELAELIISIYDSIEKIRFVSSGTEAVMSAIRLARGFTGRDDIVKFTGCYHGHSDALLVQAGSGAVTFGTPSSPGVPADFTKHTLLAEYNNIESVRACFKDSPGIACVIIEPIAGNMGLVPATKDFLAELRAVCDEYGTLLIFDEVMSGFRACLHGAESITGTKPDLVTLGKVIGGGMPVGAFGGRREIMAHLSPEGGVYQAGTLSGNPVAMAAGLASIRKLKTNARIFGVLEERAKRLMNGFAEAAKKYQIGLQTDVRGSMFGFFFCDESVANFAEALKSDTARFARFHAAMLDEGFYFACSQFETGFISTATTDEMIEETIAAANKIFGEL
- the tgt gene encoding tRNA guanosine(34) transglycosylase Tgt, yielding MEFKVDATCGKARACTITTAHSTIQTPIFMPVGTVGSVKALDMADMTELLDTQIILANTYHMYLRPGDETVAKLGGLHGYTTYPNSFLTDSGGFQAFSLSDISKPTESGIEFRSHIDGSKHFFTPEKVIDIQNNLNSDIMMILDDLVALPATQERIKTSIQRTTQWAQQSIDYHRNNQTKGIGVNQNIFAIIQGGTDFNFRTQSAEELCAMDYDGFAIGGLSVGEANNLMYDTVEHTTPLMPADKPRYLMGVGTPEDLVENIERGVDMFDCVMPTRNARNGTLFTTFGKVNIKGARYKFDAEPIDPECQCYTCRRYSRAYLHHLFRSKELTYFRLASLHNLHYYLWLVKQARVAILSGQFIQFKKDFYARRQS
- a CDS encoding pyridoxine 5'-phosphate synthase, producing MLEDNLKLGVNIDHIAVLREARKINDPDPLMALGICALNGANQITIHLREDRRHIHDEDVRRILETSSLPVNLECSINPEIIDIVCRLRPHRATLVPEKREEVTTEGGLDVKGQYESILNAINKLLENEIEVSLFIDPTHEAVEYSSKLGAQWIELHTGTYANVYAMRHSALPHSHHAIKSLRLSRKELDSRLNRSYEEIVDAANKARMLGLKVAAGHGLNYQNVKPIVEIDTIEELNIGQSIIARAVFTGLATAVSDMKALCQR
- the pdxA gene encoding 4-hydroxythreonine-4-phosphate dehydrogenase; the protein is MPALKSIAISVGDLNGVGFEIILKAHNVIKQLCNPLYCINYTMAQQAASLLHTQFPNDFYMFKVPGEFTIEPGKVSASSGRYSYDSFIAAVELAQSKAVDAIVTLPIHKEAWMMAGIEYVGHTDALRDIFKSDAIMMLGCDKLYVALYTEHIPLRKVIDHIRVEKITDFLLLLHKSINRSPIGVLGLNPHAGDHGVLGNEETVIEEAINEANRKIGANIFEGPLVPDVAFTPRSREYYKTIVAMYHDQGLAPLKALYFDEGINVSLGLPIIRTSVDHGTAFDIAYENKASILSYTNAIKAAIEFQEQGVCFGQ
- a CDS encoding PilZ domain-containing protein; this translates as MVNKSPINVFKSLVHPKFDADAFRLTFIKAAWKVYSENEKELVSQSRFQQLIGKLYDWLFLDKKGNYATVLSDVRDLFRNSEAVERFFSDTFYIVLNYYIKSFYGNLGGWEKIILFATAIERFITHASNRLDDESFFIFEDTFINALEKLRQRAKPITVLNTYYGVPIQYPAHILHTDIQSVILRVHPLQETAAILQNGIYILKNGQLVNDVYASVNPIMVDGERVLELKRFDQLETSLFHRQSIRVHPPKPFSFMVQHPKLTLHCNLYDISIGGIAVTSKQSYALPTLSEVSLMFPAEVMGNPVEFKGQLVYKSSYEGGYKYHFKIIPTLQQEGELSKYITKREQEIIKKLRDEIV